A region of Thermococcus piezophilus DNA encodes the following proteins:
- a CDS encoding PEP/pyruvate-binding domain-containing protein — translation MNHPKLVGGIASFAGVFESVTGVNYFDELIKAIERIFRSAESKRVKEYMKRLGIDREAKMAVVVQRQVNPKLSGVLFTRSPNELDKALVEFVKGFPEKLVGGKRAVSVSFFRATPPRSKTP, via the coding sequence TAGTTGGTGGAATTGCGAGTTTTGCCGGTGTTTTTGAGAGCGTAACTGGAGTTAACTACTTCGATGAATTAATCAAAGCGATTGAGCGGATTTTTAGGAGCGCAGAGTCAAAGCGCGTGAAGGAGTACATGAAGCGCCTCGGGATTGACAGGGAGGCAAAGATGGCAGTCGTAGTCCAGAGGCAGGTAAACCCAAAGCTCTCCGGAGTACTCTTCACCCGCTCTCCAAACGAATTAGATAAGGCATTAGTTGAGTTCGTCAAAGGTTTTCCCGAGAAGCTTGTTGGGGGAAAGAGGGCGGTAAGCGTATCCTTCTTCCGCGCGACCCCACCAAGGTCAAAGACCCCTTGA
- a CDS encoding PEP-utilizing enzyme, which yields MKESSRASQGWHRLTGVPAGPRRVRGKAYFVLDDQPPEEAEKLFPKGGVLVTYVLHAEYYGLSMKASGIVTKVESILSHSAIIARELGIPCVTGVDVR from the coding sequence GTGAAGGAGAGCTCAAGGGCCTCACAAGGATGGCACAGGCTCACTGGAGTTCCAGCCGGTCCTAGAAGAGTAAGAGGAAAGGCTTACTTCGTTCTCGATGATCAGCCACCTGAGGAGGCTGAAAAGCTCTTCCCCAAGGGAGGGGTACTCGTGACGTACGTACTCCACGCTGAATACTACGGCCTCTCCATGAAGGCTTCTGGTATAGTGACAAAGGTTGAGAGCATTCTCTCTCATTCCGCGATAATAGCAAGGGAGCTCGGAATTCCGTGCGTCACAGGTGTAGATGTGAGGTAA